AACTACACGTTGATTGTAGCAGGTTGAATGAGCTGTTTTCTTAAATTTAACAAGTGAATAAACTTCTTTTTTGCCGTTTTCAATAATTTCAATATCTTCGTTGTTACTAATTTTTTCAAGATCCTCGATGGAGACCTTTTTATCCAGTTTTATTACTATTTTTTCATTGTCTGCATATTCAACAATACCACTATGCCTTGCCAAAATGTTTCTAATCATTGCTTTTGAAATCTCGGATTCCATGCCAGTTCCAACAACTGGAGCATCAGGTGCAACCAGTGGCACAGCCTGACATTGCATGTTAGAACCCATCAATGCCCTGTTTCCTTCATCGTGAGCCAAGAATGGAATTAATGAGGCAGAGGTACCCACCAACTGCCTTGGTGTAATATCTATGTAGTCAACTAAACTTGATGGACCTTCAACAAAGTTACCCATATGTCTTAGTGGAACTCTGGCGTCAGTTATATATCCATCTTTATCAATACCCACTCCTGAATGGGTAATATTATAAGTTTCTTCATCATCAGCCGTTAAGTAAACGATTTCATCTAGAATTTTTACCTTTTTACCTTTTTTTTCTACTTTTCTATAAGGTGATTCCAAAAATCCAAACTCATTAACTTTTGCATACAATGATAAATATGTGACCAAACCAATATTAGGACCCTCTGGGGACCTGACAGGATCTAACCTTCCGTATTGGGAAGAGTTTACGTCTCTAATTGAGAAGGATGCTCTTTCTTTATTTATTCCACCAGAACCTAAAACAGAAACTCTTCTTAGATTATCAACTTCAGAAAGTGGGTTTGTGTCATCTAGAATTGTTGACAATTGATTACTTCTAAAAAATTCATTAAGTGATGAAATTAGTGGTCTGGCGTTAATTAAATTCGAAGGGAGTGGCCTGTCGTCAGCTGATATCAAGCTCATTTTCTCTTTAACTGACCTCTCAAGCCTTAATAGTCCTATACGAAATGCGTTAACAGAAACCAACTCTCCAACTCTTCTTAATCTTCGATTTGAAAGATGGTCAATATCATCAACTCTTCCTGTACCATTTTGTAAACCAATTAAATACGTAAGTGAAGCAGTGATATCTTTCAAGGTTAGAACGTTTGCAGACTTGTCAGTCCTTGAAAGAGGCAGTCTTTTTCCTATTTTGTATCTACCTACCTCACCTAAGTCATATCTTCTCTTGTCTAAAAACATATTCTCGAATAAATTTGTGGCGTTTTCAATTAAAACAGGTTCACCAGGTCTTAATTTTCTATATATCTCAAGAAGTGCGTCATCTTTTCCTTTTGTGGCATCCTTTGCAAGTGTTGCCTCTATGTATTTATGATCTTTATCTATATCTACTTCTTTAAAGAAATTGATTATTTCATTTTCACTCTCTAACCCTAAAGCTTTCAAAAATACTGTTGCAAGAACTTTTTTTCTTCTATCGATTCTTGCATATATCAAATCATTTTTGTTTGCCTCAAATTCAAGCCATGAACCATGGAGTGGTCTTACTTCTGCTTTGTGTAATAATCTACCTGAAGTTGGGTCTGCCTCTGCAGAAAAATAAATTCCAGGACTTCTGACAATTTGGTTAATAACAGCTCTCTCAATACCGTTTATGATAAATGTACCCCTAACAGTCATCTGTGGTAGTTCACCTAAAAACACTTCTTGGCTGACTTCTTTACCTGTTCTTTTATTAATTAATGTGGCTGTAATTTTTAATGGAGTTGCATATGTTAATCCTTTTTCTTGGGCATAACTTGCAGTGATTGAGGGTTTACCAAGTGAATAATCACCCAACGCTAATTGCCAATTCTTGCCAGTAAAGTCGTCGATCGGAGATATTGCTTGAAGTTCTTCACCTACACCTTTTTTTAAAAACCAATCCCAAGATTCTCTTTGAACTAATGTCAAATCAAGTTTAGGAAGGTTTTTTTCTACTTTCCCAAAATTTCGGCGCAAGTTAGTTTTTGATTTCATTAAGCTTAGGTGATAGGTGATACAAGATAAGCCTACGTAAGTAGACCTAATGGGGATTATATATAAATTTTGATAAGTGTCAACAAGTAAAAACTATCTTAAGTACCGATTAATATTTTGATTATGTTCATCTAGTGTTCTGGCATAATGAATCTTGCCACTATTGTCATGGATGTAATACCAGTATTCGCTCTCAACAGAATTAATTACAGCATTAATTGTAGACGCACCAGGATTTGCAATTGGTGCGGGGGGGAGTCCAAGATTCTTGTATGTATTAAAGGGTGACTCGATACCTTTATCTTGTGCATATGCAGGATCCCAATATTTATTGGTCAAGGATACATTTTTATATTTAATATTATCTTTAGCATATTGCAGTGTTGCATCTATTTGTAACGGCCAACCGTTTTCTAATCTTTTATACAAAACTCCAGCAACTACTGGTTTTTCCTCATTTGTAAACGTTTCTCTTTCCAAAAGGGAAGCCATGATAACCTGTTCTTTGGTTGCATTCTTTACTTTTTGGTCAAATGTTGTGGTTAATCTATTAACAACCTGGGTAGCAGATGCTGACTTGGGAAATAAATAAGTATCGGGATAGAGATAACCTTCTTTACCTACGGTTAATCTTAAAAACTCGTCAATAAAATCTGTTTCCTTGTTTAAGACGATTGCAAACCTAATTGCAATTTCTTCACGTCTTAAACCCTCAGGAATAGTTACCCAAAATTCTGTCGGACCTTTCTTTAGTCTATCAACCATTTCAACCAAACTTAGGTTTTGAGTAAGTTGGAACTCACCTGCTTGGATTTTATTTGTATTATTTGTCAGTTGCACATAGAACTTGAAAGCGATACCACTTCGTATAAGCTTGGCGCTTTCCAAGTTATTACCTATTTGGGCAACCGAAGAACCTTTGTTAATTAAAAAATCAACCTCACCACTATTATCAGAGACTGGCAAAAGTAGACCCCTAAAGTAGAAAATAAAAACTGCAACAAGTACGAAAGGTAAAAGAATTACTGTAAGTAGTTTAAATTTCATTAAGAAGTGCACGCCTATATTTTTTGGTTTTCTCATTATAAATATAAATCCTACCACACTTGCAAGTTACCATTGTCCCATACTTATGACTTTTACTTTCTGCGTTTGATAATGAAACACCACAGCCAACACATTTGCCTTGTGACATTAACCAAGCCTGAATAGGAGCGATTACATTTTTAAGCATTGTCTAGATATGATTGTAACATAATAGTTGCTGCAAATGCATCTTCCATCTCGCGTCGTTTTTTTCTACCCATACCCGATTGAATTGACATAACTTGGGCATCATGTGAACTTAGTGTTTCATCAAACGTTTCAGCTCTAAATTGTTTAGCAAACTCGTTTTGCTCCTTTGCCATTTCACCCTCTGAAATACCAACAACTACTTTTTCTATTTTTTGCTTTTCAATTATCCTTTGAATGTGGGCAATCATTTTATCCCAATCTCTGTAGCGAATTACTTGATATGGTTCAGCAAGTTTGCCATCAGAAACAGCAAGACCTATTTTTCTTCTACCATAATCAATGCCTAAAAATTTCATAATCTTTTTGTGGTTTGGTGTTAGCTTACCACTCTTGCCCTAACAATTAAACGTTTTGGATTTCTGGGGTCTCCTGGTGGGGTACAAGTTACCAGTGTTAAAAACGAATCAGAATTGTTTTGTTCTAAAATCTGAATGTCTGTTGGATATATTTCAAACAGTTCTTCAACTACAAAATCGTATGAAACACCATCAAATTTAACAAAAATCTGATCACCATTTTTTAAAGTAGGAAGTGTTGAGAATATCGCCATATAATTTTTAGGGTTATAGAAAATTGGTAGAATTGAATGACCGAAAATTACAGCATTGCCGTTTCTACCCGGCAGGGCTGTTCCAGGATACTGTACTAGGTGCTTGGACAAATCTTCACCCCCGATTGCGACAATGGCATCTTCTATTTTTAGTTTCGGGATTGTAATTGTGTAAAAATCTACTTTTGACTCCTCAAAATCTTTTGTGTCAGCCGTAGGAAACCAGGTTGATGCTTTGGTATAGTCGGTGGGTTCTTTTGTTTCATCTTTTTTCTCTAATACTAAAGGGGATAGAAGGGTGGAATAAGATCTTGCATTGGTCAGTTGATAAACAACAATGGGCCAAATTGAAACAAACAATATAGTAAGCCCAAAAGCGCTTAATCCAAACGACAATAATTTAATAACTTTTCTTCTGTGACTAAAATTCATTTTTTTAAAGTAAATCAACTACTCTTCAACGGCAAAACTCACTGTCATTCTTTTGGGTATATGGGGAAGAGTTCCCAGCTTACCGGGGAATAACGGTTTTATTTTAAACTCTGCCTTAGTAAATCCTGTAATACTAGAGAAGTAGTCCTCGGCAAGTTCAGGGTATTTACCTGCTATTTTCTTTGCAATTTCACCCTCGTCTATGTCTGGTAACAGATTTGCCGTTACTCTTACATTAAAGAGGTCATCTTC
This bacterium DNA region includes the following protein-coding sequences:
- a CDS encoding DNA-directed RNA polymerase subunit beta; its protein translation is MKSKTNLRRNFGKVEKNLPKLDLTLVQRESWDWFLKKGVGEELQAISPIDDFTGKNWQLALGDYSLGKPSITASYAQEKGLTYATPLKITATLINKRTGKEVSQEVFLGELPQMTVRGTFIINGIERAVINQIVRSPGIYFSAEADPTSGRLLHKAEVRPLHGSWLEFEANKNDLIYARIDRRKKVLATVFLKALGLESENEIINFFKEVDIDKDHKYIEATLAKDATKGKDDALLEIYRKLRPGEPVLIENATNLFENMFLDKRRYDLGEVGRYKIGKRLPLSRTDKSANVLTLKDITASLTYLIGLQNGTGRVDDIDHLSNRRLRRVGELVSVNAFRIGLLRLERSVKEKMSLISADDRPLPSNLINARPLISSLNEFFRSNQLSTILDDTNPLSEVDNLRRVSVLGSGGINKERASFSIRDVNSSQYGRLDPVRSPEGPNIGLVTYLSLYAKVNEFGFLESPYRKVEKKGKKVKILDEIVYLTADDEETYNITHSGVGIDKDGYITDARVPLRHMGNFVEGPSSLVDYIDITPRQLVGTSASLIPFLAHDEGNRALMGSNMQCQAVPLVAPDAPVVGTGMESEISKAMIRNILARHSGIVEYADNEKIVIKLDKKVSIEDLEKISNNEDIEIIENGKKEVYSLVKFKKTAHSTCYNQRVVVKPGDKVNEGDLLVDGPASQDGELALGRNLMVAYTSFGGYGFEDAILISERLVKEDLLTSIHIEEYDAEVVDTKLGAEERTKDIPNVSESELSNLADDGIVVIGAEVGPNDILVGKIAPKGETELTSEERLLRAIFGEKAREVRDTSLRVPHGEKGIVVGVNILSRSKGDDLGPGVIEKIIVKVAQIRKITVGDKIAGRHGNKGVIAKIMSVSDMPYLSDGTPVDVIISPLSILSRMNLGQLLEAHFGLALHKNNERGAFPVFDHITENDLVNELKKANLPVNGKARLIDGRTGEEFKEDTVVGVGYILKLTHMVEDKTHARSTGPYSLVTQQPLGGKAQMGGQRLGEMEVWALEAHRAQHVLQEMLTIKSDDIVGRAKAFEAIVKGTEIPESTIPESFKVLVRELNALGLNILPKGVILSDTKIEEDTKQGKEFAQALGAEAVATEELLDPKGNMEVENVN
- the mltG gene encoding endolytic transglycosylase MltG — its product is MKFKLLTVILLPFVLVAVFIFYFRGLLLPVSDNSGEVDFLINKGSSVAQIGNNLESAKLIRSGIAFKFYVQLTNNTNKIQAGEFQLTQNLSLVEMVDRLKKGPTEFWVTIPEGLRREEIAIRFAIVLNKETDFIDEFLRLTVGKEGYLYPDTYLFPKSASATQVVNRLTTTFDQKVKNATKEQVIMASLLERETFTNEEKPVVAGVLYKRLENGWPLQIDATLQYAKDNIKYKNVSLTNKYWDPAYAQDKGIESPFNTYKNLGLPPAPIANPGASTINAVINSVESEYWYYIHDNSGKIHYARTLDEHNQNINRYLR
- the ruvX gene encoding Holliday junction resolvase RuvX; translated protein: MKFLGIDYGRRKIGLAVSDGKLAEPYQVIRYRDWDKMIAHIQRIIEKQKIEKVVVGISEGEMAKEQNEFAKQFRAETFDETLSSHDAQVMSIQSGMGRKKRREMEDAFAATIMLQSYLDNA
- a CDS encoding sortase → MNFSHRRKVIKLLSFGLSAFGLTILFVSIWPIVVYQLTNARSYSTLLSPLVLEKKDETKEPTDYTKASTWFPTADTKDFEESKVDFYTITIPKLKIEDAIVAIGGEDLSKHLVQYPGTALPGRNGNAVIFGHSILPIFYNPKNYMAIFSTLPTLKNGDQIFVKFDGVSYDFVVEELFEIYPTDIQILEQNNSDSFLTLVTCTPPGDPRNPKRLIVRARVVS